A section of the Deinococcus taeanensis genome encodes:
- a CDS encoding PIG-L deacetylase family protein: MRRAAAAGSVVYAGPVSKGLKLLLIVPHPDDEVYGASGTLMAHLEAGEACGLVTLTRGEAGRTLGLCDTPEELARMRDVELAACLDVIGLTTPGARAAGSVFEHHRFPDKYLKDQPLEALVEVAREAMARLRPETVLTFPPNGSNGHPDHVTTHRAVRAAWEALPPAERPRLWYYASDVPPENEALRAQWLAPNTRHDVSRFIVRKLQAIACHRTQALSTVDFIRKYPERVTQETFHEVR; this comes from the coding sequence ATGCGCCGCGCGGCTGCCGCCGGGAGCGTGGTCTATGCTGGGCCGGTGAGCAAGGGACTGAAACTGCTGCTGATCGTTCCGCATCCGGACGATGAGGTGTACGGGGCGTCCGGCACGCTAATGGCGCACCTGGAGGCCGGGGAGGCGTGCGGGCTGGTGACGCTGACGCGCGGCGAGGCGGGGCGCACGCTGGGCCTGTGCGACACGCCGGAGGAACTGGCGCGCATGCGTGACGTGGAACTCGCCGCGTGCCTGGACGTGATTGGTCTGACCACGCCCGGGGCGCGCGCCGCGGGCAGCGTTTTCGAACATCACCGCTTTCCGGACAAGTACCTGAAAGACCAGCCGCTGGAGGCGCTGGTGGAGGTGGCGCGGGAGGCGATGGCGCGGCTGCGCCCGGAGACCGTGCTAACCTTCCCGCCGAACGGCAGCAACGGGCACCCGGATCATGTGACCACGCACCGGGCCGTCAGGGCCGCGTGGGAGGCGCTGCCGCCCGCGGAGCGGCCCCGGCTGTGGTACTACGCGAGCGACGTGCCGCCCGAGAATGAGGCGTTGCGCGCCCAGTGGCTCGCGCCGAACACGCGTCATGACGTGAGCCGCTTCATCGTGCGCAAGCTGCAGGCCATTGCGTGCCACCGCACGCAGGCGCTGAGCACGGTGGATTTCATCCGCAAGTACCCGGAGCGGGTCACGCAGGAAACCTTCCACGAGGTCCGCTGA
- a CDS encoding M20 family metallopeptidase: MTPDLKAMQADLRTLVDLESPSTDPVGIQHVMDVVERWARDLGAQTHALGGGTRVFHFGVGGPDKPVLVLTHADTVWPHGTLERMPWRIDGERLYGPGTYDMKAGIVGLFHALRALYGQWPRGGVTVLLSPDEEIGSPSSRAHIEAAAHQARVALVVEPPVADTHALKTGRKGTGTYTLTFTGVASHAGNKPEEGASAITAAAQAVLDLQGLARPGTGTTVSVGLMQGGSAVNVIPAHCSLDVDLRVSTLAEAERIDAAVRAWTPRDPRVQVAVTGGLNRPPFEQGEGTLALYALARATAQELGFALDHAVVGGGSDGNFTAPIIPTLDGLGAPGDGAHAQHEHVRLDRWPDHVRLLTALLGRV, from the coding sequence ATGACTCCCGACCTGAAGGCCATGCAGGCCGACCTGCGCACCCTCGTGGATCTCGAATCGCCCTCCACCGACCCGGTCGGAATTCAGCACGTCATGGACGTCGTCGAACGCTGGGCGCGGGACCTGGGCGCCCAGACCCACGCCCTGGGCGGCGGCACCCGCGTCTTTCATTTCGGGGTGGGCGGCCCGGACAAACCGGTGCTGGTCCTCACGCACGCCGACACCGTCTGGCCGCACGGCACGCTGGAGCGGATGCCCTGGCGCATCGACGGTGAGCGCCTGTACGGCCCCGGCACGTACGACATGAAAGCCGGCATCGTGGGCCTGTTCCACGCGCTGCGCGCCCTGTACGGCCAGTGGCCGCGGGGCGGCGTGACCGTGCTGCTCTCCCCGGATGAGGAAATCGGCAGCCCCAGCAGCCGCGCGCACATCGAGGCCGCCGCCCACCAGGCGCGCGTGGCGCTGGTCGTGGAGCCGCCCGTGGCCGACACGCACGCCCTGAAAACAGGGCGCAAAGGCACCGGCACCTACACCCTGACCTTCACGGGGGTCGCCAGCCACGCCGGGAACAAACCGGAGGAGGGGGCCAGCGCCATCACCGCCGCCGCGCAGGCCGTGCTGGACCTGCAGGGCCTCGCCCGCCCCGGAACGGGCACCACGGTCAGCGTTGGCCTGATGCAGGGCGGCAGCGCCGTGAACGTGATTCCCGCCCACTGCAGCCTGGACGTGGACCTGCGCGTGAGCACCCTGGCTGAAGCGGAGCGCATAGACGCCGCCGTGCGCGCCTGGACTCCCCGCGACCCGCGCGTGCAGGTGGCCGTGACCGGCGGCCTGAACCGCCCCCCGTTCGAGCAGGGCGAGGGCACCCTGGCCCTGTACGCCCTGGCGCGCGCCACCGCGCAGGAACTCGGATTCGCACTCGATCACGCCGTGGTGGGCGGCGGCAGCGACGGGAACTTCACCGCGCCCATCATCCCCACCCTGGACGGTCTGGGCGCGCCGGGGGACGGCGCGCACGCCCAGCATGAGCACGTGCGCCTGGACCGCTGGCCCGACCACGTCCGTCTGCTCACGGCCCTCCTGGGCCGCGTGTAA
- a CDS encoding S9 family peptidase, whose product MTQPTPGPESLLSLVFPSDPQVSPDGQRAAFVLTRTEEDDPRKPDADFPKPRYKAQIWLADAHGSRALTQGEGRDGSPRWSPDGQTLAFTRKVAEGAQLHLLPLSGGEARLMTRYRGGVQDLQWSPDGQFIAFFTTGDEEDKRDERGEARVITKPRYRFNGRDWLPERPARLHLLNVQTGELREWHAPEVEAGGVSWLPDSRGVLLITSVDDLAAAHWQQEVWHLNLEGELRQVTQWQSAVNAVVPHPDGTHFVLVGRPAGQGNTEHTHLYLLPLAGNAAPLRLDAGHDHPVGNAVGGDCHVGTMPEKPTWLDQHTLLFSSTVRGSCGLFTATLNDTLSGAVVAPFDHDPQAVIPAFTARGGGVALIRERADRFPEVILNGAPVTDLHARLPFPVRTPERVTFSTDLGEGEGWVLLPEGANPVPALLSIHGGPHTDYGHAFTHEFQLYAARGQAVCYSNPRGSVGYGQAWVDAIHGRWGSVDADDLLHFFDRCLDAHPRLDRARTAVMGGSYGGFMTNWLTSHTTRFQAAITDRSICNLLSFGGTSDIGLRFWDDELGLNFHRRADTLKLWDMSPLQYVENVRTPTLIVHSVLDHRCPVEQAEQWYAALTLHGVPVRFVRFPGEDHELSRSGRPDRRLTRLTEYLNWLDRWLTPTATREAAATA is encoded by the coding sequence ATGACACAACCCACCCCCGGCCCAGAGAGCCTGCTGTCTCTGGTGTTTCCCTCCGACCCCCAGGTCAGCCCGGACGGACAGCGCGCCGCTTTCGTCCTGACCCGCACCGAGGAGGACGACCCCCGCAAACCTGACGCCGACTTCCCCAAACCCCGCTACAAGGCGCAGATCTGGCTGGCCGACGCGCACGGCAGCCGCGCCCTGACGCAGGGGGAAGGGCGGGACGGCAGCCCCCGCTGGTCCCCCGACGGCCAGACCCTGGCCTTCACCCGCAAGGTCGCAGAGGGCGCTCAGCTGCACCTGCTGCCCCTCTCCGGTGGCGAGGCGCGCCTCATGACCCGTTACCGCGGCGGCGTGCAGGACCTGCAGTGGAGCCCGGACGGACAGTTCATCGCGTTTTTCACGACCGGCGACGAAGAGGACAAGCGGGACGAGCGCGGCGAGGCGCGCGTGATCACCAAACCCCGCTACCGGTTCAACGGCCGCGACTGGCTCCCTGAACGCCCCGCGCGGCTGCACCTGCTGAACGTTCAGACCGGCGAACTGCGCGAGTGGCATGCCCCGGAGGTCGAGGCGGGCGGCGTCAGCTGGCTGCCTGACAGCCGCGGCGTGCTGCTGATCACGTCAGTGGACGACCTGGCCGCTGCGCACTGGCAGCAGGAAGTCTGGCACCTCAACCTGGAGGGCGAGCTGCGGCAGGTCACGCAGTGGCAGTCTGCCGTGAACGCCGTTGTTCCCCACCCAGACGGCACGCACTTCGTGCTGGTGGGCCGCCCCGCCGGGCAGGGCAACACGGAGCACACCCACCTGTACCTGCTGCCTCTTGCGGGCAACGCCGCGCCCCTCCGCCTGGACGCCGGGCACGACCATCCGGTCGGGAACGCCGTGGGCGGCGACTGCCACGTGGGGACCATGCCGGAGAAACCCACCTGGCTCGATCAGCACACCCTGCTGTTCTCCAGCACCGTGCGCGGCAGCTGCGGCCTGTTCACCGCCACCCTGAACGACACCCTGAGCGGCGCGGTCGTCGCGCCCTTCGATCACGATCCGCAGGCCGTGATCCCGGCGTTCACGGCGCGCGGCGGCGGCGTCGCCCTGATCCGTGAGCGCGCCGACCGGTTCCCGGAAGTGATCCTGAACGGCGCGCCGGTCACCGACCTGCACGCCAGGCTGCCCTTCCCGGTGCGCACGCCGGAACGCGTCACCTTCTCCACTGACCTGGGTGAAGGGGAAGGCTGGGTCCTGCTGCCTGAAGGTGCTAACCCCGTTCCGGCGCTGCTCAGCATTCACGGCGGGCCGCACACCGACTACGGGCACGCTTTCACGCACGAGTTCCAGCTGTACGCCGCGCGTGGACAGGCCGTCTGCTACAGCAACCCGCGCGGCAGCGTCGGGTACGGGCAGGCGTGGGTGGACGCCATTCACGGCCGCTGGGGCAGCGTGGACGCCGACGACCTGCTGCACTTCTTCGACCGTTGTCTGGACGCCCACCCCCGCCTGGACCGCGCACGCACCGCCGTCATGGGCGGCAGTTACGGTGGGTTCATGACCAACTGGCTGACCAGCCACACCACGCGCTTCCAGGCGGCCATCACCGACCGCAGCATCTGCAACCTGCTGTCCTTCGGCGGGACCAGCGACATCGGCCTGCGCTTCTGGGATGATGAACTTGGCCTGAACTTCCACCGCCGCGCCGACACCCTGAAACTCTGGGACATGAGCCCGCTGCAGTACGTCGAGAACGTCAGAACGCCTACCCTGATCGTGCACTCGGTGCTGGATCACCGCTGCCCGGTGGAGCAGGCCGAGCAGTGGTACGCCGCCCTGACCCTGCACGGCGTTCCTGTACGGTTCGTGCGCTTTCCCGGCGAGGACCACGAACTGTCCCGGTCCGGCCGGCCGGACCGGCGCCTGACCCGCCTGACGGAGTACCTGAACTGGCTTGACCGCTGGCTGACCCCCACCGCCACGCGGGAGGCGGCAGCGACTGCCTGA
- a CDS encoding ABC transporter substrate-binding protein: protein MRRAAFLLLGLLVTSAAAQRTVNIGLGYNPDVQFTPFYVADKLGYFRAEGLKVQYQHGYVSQLLPLVLQGKLDFVVGDPEDAIFARNQGADVRYVMTMYQKNPVTVFSLSPLAGPAALKGRTVGIPGPFGSSYHAIQALLDSANLKEERDVRLASIGFTQVDAVRAGRVDAAVGYANNDVLQLARTSGRRVYTLDIEGAYPMVGVGLIASGRSLTGDLARKVVRASQRGLKFTVADPSRAFRLAQPVFGASGTLDVLKASTPLMSGPYTQANGLGAMNPSAWTKAVAALVRQGKLPAGAKATDYYSNAFISRTLK, encoded by the coding sequence ATGAGACGCGCCGCTTTCCTGCTGCTGGGCCTGCTCGTCACCTCCGCGGCCGCGCAGCGCACCGTGAACATCGGCCTGGGGTACAACCCGGACGTGCAGTTCACGCCGTTCTACGTGGCCGACAAACTCGGGTACTTCAGGGCCGAGGGCCTGAAGGTGCAGTACCAGCACGGGTACGTGTCGCAGCTGCTGCCGCTGGTGCTGCAGGGCAAGCTGGACTTTGTGGTGGGCGATCCCGAGGACGCCATTTTCGCCCGCAACCAGGGGGCGGACGTGCGCTACGTCATGACCATGTACCAGAAGAACCCTGTGACGGTGTTCAGCCTCTCCCCGCTGGCCGGCCCGGCGGCCCTGAAAGGCAGGACGGTCGGCATTCCCGGGCCGTTCGGCAGTTCCTACCACGCCATCCAGGCCCTGCTGGACAGCGCGAATCTGAAAGAGGAGCGTGACGTGCGCCTCGCGAGTATCGGCTTCACGCAGGTGGACGCCGTGCGCGCCGGCCGGGTGGACGCCGCCGTGGGCTACGCCAACAACGACGTGCTGCAGCTCGCCCGCACGAGCGGCAGACGGGTGTACACCCTGGACATCGAGGGCGCCTACCCGATGGTCGGTGTGGGCCTGATCGCCAGCGGCAGAAGTCTCACGGGGGACCTCGCGAGGAAGGTCGTGCGGGCCAGCCAGCGCGGCCTGAAATTCACGGTGGCTGACCCGTCCCGCGCGTTCCGGCTCGCGCAGCCGGTGTTCGGCGCCAGCGGCACGCTGGACGTCCTGAAGGCCAGCACGCCCCTGATGTCCGGGCCGTACACGCAGGCGAACGGCCTTGGCGCCATGAACCCCAGCGCGTGGACCAAAGCGGTGGCCGCGCTCGTCCGGCAGGGCAAACTGCCCGCCGGGGCCAAAGCCACCGACTACTACAGCAACGCGTTCATCAGCCGCACCCTGAAGTAA
- a CDS encoding RIO1 family regulatory kinase/ATPase domain-containing protein: MSASPWTDAQADPWAEDHDTPRRRGKKKPVGRRQLAHLTADDPEDVQDDVIRRLHDLGHVTEIVAELKSGKEATAYVARGPRGSLLVKLYRDLQARSFKDDSVYRAGQVIIKGRDRRAIEGRTRKGLDMLQQGWVASEYRHLWTLWRAGLQVPEPLAGPEPFEYTATYPAVLMRLIGTEDHVAPRLSDAHLTPPQARSAWEQSLSGMADLLRLGYAHGDYSTYNLLWWEDTVTIIDFPQLSTRQNPHFRDLLARDAHSLATSFRKHGLHADGQSVLREVQRRALGPAPEPRLLLP; encoded by the coding sequence ATGAGCGCCTCACCCTGGACAGACGCCCAGGCTGACCCCTGGGCCGAGGACCACGACACCCCGCGCCGCCGCGGGAAGAAGAAACCCGTCGGGCGCCGCCAGCTCGCCCACCTGACCGCCGATGATCCGGAGGACGTGCAGGACGACGTGATCCGCCGCCTACACGACCTTGGCCACGTCACGGAAATCGTTGCGGAACTCAAAAGCGGCAAGGAAGCCACCGCGTACGTCGCCCGCGGACCACGCGGCAGTCTCCTCGTGAAGCTCTACCGCGACCTGCAGGCCCGGTCCTTCAAGGACGACAGTGTGTACCGCGCCGGGCAGGTCATCATCAAAGGCCGCGACCGCCGCGCCATCGAGGGCCGCACCCGCAAGGGCCTGGACATGCTCCAGCAGGGCTGGGTCGCCAGCGAGTACCGGCACCTGTGGACCCTGTGGCGCGCCGGCCTGCAGGTCCCGGAACCCCTCGCCGGGCCGGAGCCCTTCGAGTACACCGCGACCTACCCGGCTGTCCTGATGCGCCTGATCGGCACCGAAGACCACGTGGCGCCCCGCCTGAGCGACGCGCACCTCACCCCCCCACAGGCCCGCAGCGCCTGGGAGCAGAGCCTGAGCGGCATGGCCGACCTGCTGCGCCTGGGGTACGCGCACGGCGACTACAGCACCTACAACCTTCTCTGGTGGGAGGACACCGTGACCATCATCGATTTCCCGCAGCTTTCGACCCGTCAGAACCCGCACTTCCGCGACCTGCTCGCCCGCGACGCCCACAGCCTCGCCACCAGCTTCCGCAAGCACGGCCTTCACGCCGACGGGCAGAGCGTCCTGCGCGAAGTGCAGCGCCGCGCCCTGGGGCCCGCGCCCGAACCGCGCCTGCTGCTTCCCTGA
- a CDS encoding VOC family protein, whose product MRVLETCLYVTDLGRAEQFYSGVLGLPLFAKVPGRHLFYRLEGGMLLLFDPRASAQPGDVPPHAGSPGGHACLTLDPARTDDWEARLRAAGLNVTRYAWGDRGESLYFHDPAGNVLELAPPRIWGITV is encoded by the coding sequence ATGCGCGTTCTGGAAACCTGCCTGTACGTCACTGACCTCGGCCGGGCCGAGCAGTTCTACTCCGGGGTGCTGGGCCTTCCCCTGTTCGCCAAGGTGCCGGGGCGGCACCTGTTCTACCGCCTGGAGGGCGGCATGCTTCTGCTGTTCGACCCCCGCGCCAGCGCCCAGCCGGGCGACGTGCCGCCCCACGCCGGTTCACCTGGTGGGCACGCCTGCCTGACCCTGGACCCGGCCCGCACCGACGACTGGGAAGCGCGCCTGCGCGCCGCCGGCCTGAACGTCACCCGGTACGCCTGGGGCGACCGGGGCGAGAGCCTGTACTTTCACGATCCCGCCGGAAATGTCCTGGAGCTCGCTCCGCCCCGCATCTGGGGCATTACCGTATGA
- a CDS encoding HpcH/HpaI aldolase/citrate lyase family protein: MRSVLYVPGDKPRAIEKARTLNADAVILDLEDAVAPEYKAQARAHVRDALRGTWRVPVLVRVNGLNTPWEHEDRELALTAGAAGMVLPKVEDARAAQALSLGLPLWAMIETPGGVLNAAQVAAVPAVSGLIVGANDLARALRTRAHPGREPLLHALSAVVLAARAHGKVPLDAVFNDVRDPEGFARECAQGRALGFAGKTVIHPGQVDAANAAFGVSDAEADEARALITAWAQARAEGRSVATHRGALIEQMHVDEAQDLLTLWETTREDRRPHP, from the coding sequence ATGCGCTCCGTGCTGTACGTCCCTGGTGACAAACCCCGCGCGATCGAGAAGGCCCGCACGCTGAACGCCGACGCGGTCATCCTGGATCTGGAGGACGCCGTGGCCCCCGAGTACAAGGCGCAGGCGCGCGCGCACGTGAGGGACGCGCTGCGCGGCACGTGGCGCGTGCCGGTCCTGGTGCGCGTGAATGGCCTGAATACACCCTGGGAGCATGAGGACCGGGAGCTGGCCCTCACGGCCGGCGCGGCTGGCATGGTCCTGCCGAAAGTGGAGGACGCCCGCGCCGCGCAGGCCCTCAGTCTGGGGCTGCCGCTGTGGGCCATGATCGAAACGCCCGGCGGCGTTCTGAACGCCGCGCAGGTGGCGGCTGTGCCGGCCGTGTCGGGCCTGATCGTGGGTGCCAACGACCTCGCCCGCGCGCTGCGCACCCGCGCGCACCCCGGGCGCGAGCCTCTCCTGCATGCCCTGAGTGCGGTGGTGCTCGCCGCCCGGGCGCACGGCAAGGTGCCGCTGGACGCCGTGTTCAATGACGTGCGGGATCCGGAGGGGTTCGCGCGGGAATGCGCGCAGGGCCGCGCGCTGGGTTTCGCGGGCAAGACCGTGATTCACCCGGGGCAGGTGGACGCCGCCAACGCTGCGTTCGGCGTGAGTGACGCCGAGGCGGACGAGGCGCGCGCCCTGATCACCGCGTGGGCGCAGGCCCGCGCCGAGGGCAGAAGTGTCGCCACGCACCGCGGCGCCCTGATCGAGCAGATGCACGTGGACGAAGCGCAGGACCTCCTGACCCTCTGGGAAACGACGCGGGAGGACCGCCGCCCGCACCCCTGA
- a CDS encoding M16 family metallopeptidase: MSDHPTQHHTLPSGLTLLLEPDPDAQTVAAGYFVNTGSREETPHEMGASHFIEHLLFKGSEELSAQVLNERLDDLGGNANAFTSEEATVYHAAALPEQTGELLHTLTELMRPALRPADIQVERGVILEEIAMYADQPSVRVGDQLRADYWGGHPLGWPVLGTAETVSHLSPEALARNHRDRYGADRVTLTLTGQFDPQVVLQWAGASLTHWRPGTPIPLGPAQPAWPDQTRVITDSDLGRVHVAATSPGLGASHPLREAAHVLADLIGGENGALYWTLIDTGLCDSADLAHLEYRDAGTFEGGFTCDPDRAPQVLAAYRGVLDNAGTLITPQGVRRAARKLAVGTLLRAETPQGRLFTLGMEYLATGRILSTADLVARYEQITPEHVREVLRLCPFEHLTTVALGPIDRF; encoded by the coding sequence ATGTCTGATCACCCTACCCAGCACCACACCCTGCCCAGCGGCCTGACCCTGCTGCTTGAACCTGACCCTGACGCCCAGACGGTCGCCGCCGGGTACTTCGTGAACACCGGCAGCCGTGAGGAAACCCCGCACGAAATGGGCGCCAGTCACTTCATCGAGCACCTGCTGTTCAAGGGCAGCGAGGAACTCAGCGCCCAGGTGCTCAACGAACGTCTCGATGACCTGGGCGGGAACGCGAACGCCTTCACCAGTGAGGAGGCCACCGTGTACCACGCGGCCGCGCTGCCCGAACAGACCGGTGAGCTGCTGCACACCCTGACCGAACTGATGCGCCCCGCCCTGCGCCCGGCGGATATTCAGGTGGAACGCGGCGTGATTCTCGAAGAGATCGCCATGTACGCCGACCAGCCCAGCGTCCGGGTCGGTGACCAGCTGCGCGCCGACTACTGGGGCGGGCATCCCCTCGGCTGGCCGGTCCTGGGTACGGCCGAGACCGTCTCGCATCTCAGTCCCGAAGCGCTGGCCCGCAATCACCGTGACCGTTACGGCGCCGACCGCGTGACCCTGACCCTCACCGGACAGTTCGACCCCCAGGTGGTGCTTCAGTGGGCCGGGGCGAGTCTCACCCACTGGAGGCCCGGCACGCCCATTCCCCTGGGGCCCGCGCAGCCCGCGTGGCCGGACCAGACGCGCGTGATCACCGATTCGGACCTCGGGCGCGTGCACGTGGCCGCCACCAGTCCCGGCCTGGGTGCCTCGCACCCGCTGCGCGAGGCGGCGCACGTTCTGGCGGACCTGATCGGCGGGGAGAACGGCGCGCTGTACTGGACCCTGATCGACACCGGCCTGTGTGACAGTGCGGATCTCGCGCACCTGGAGTACCGGGACGCCGGCACCTTCGAAGGGGGCTTTACCTGCGACCCCGACCGCGCGCCTCAGGTGCTGGCTGCGTACCGGGGCGTGCTGGACAACGCCGGCACGCTCATTACCCCGCAGGGCGTGCGCCGGGCCGCGCGCAAACTCGCGGTGGGGACGCTCCTGCGCGCCGAGACGCCTCAGGGCCGTCTGTTCACGCTCGGCATGGAATACCTCGCGACCGGCCGCATCCTCAGCACCGCTGATCTGGTTGCCCGGTACGAGCAGATCACGCCGGAGCACGTGCGCGAGGTGCTGCGCCTGTGCCCGTTTGAGCACCTGACCACCGTGGCCCTCGGCCCCATCGACCGGTTCTGA
- a CDS encoding M16 family metallopeptidase — MPGRPVTPPPAHLWTLPGGLTVAFERRRSPGFAFDLRVPVGSAHDPAGQEGASGVLEEWLFKGAAGLDARALQDAFDDLGVRRGGGVSPEATRFSVSGLTRDLRGALALVAEVLTDPALPPAELPVLTDLARQDLEGLQDSPADLLATRAREVAFPPPAGSRFAGFAHPPSGTLSGLDGLTAAGLHAHLQRYGQAGTVLGLVADLEPQAALDLAHAALGDLRPGQHDPIPTVFQGGARAHTPDATAEQTHLSLTAPGVPPGHPDWLPWQVALTALSGGSASRLFHAVREERGLAYAVSASPVILGGQGFLSAYAGSTPDRAPETLDVILAEFTRLPQGLTPAEFDRARAGLAASVVFGAESPRARAHALTRDAAVFGRIRSIAELRASLNALTLEGVNRFLAGYDPASQATLVTLGPRPLAPAALQGTHV, encoded by the coding sequence ATGCCCGGGCGACCTGTCACCCCACCCCCCGCCCACCTGTGGACCCTTCCCGGCGGCCTGACGGTCGCCTTCGAACGCCGCCGCAGTCCCGGTTTTGCCTTTGATCTGCGCGTTCCTGTCGGCAGCGCCCATGACCCTGCCGGTCAGGAGGGCGCGAGCGGGGTGCTGGAGGAGTGGCTGTTCAAAGGCGCCGCAGGCCTGGACGCCCGCGCCCTGCAGGACGCCTTTGACGACCTGGGCGTCCGGCGCGGCGGCGGCGTGAGCCCCGAAGCGACCCGCTTTTCCGTCAGTGGGCTTACCCGTGACCTCCGGGGCGCCCTGGCCCTCGTGGCGGAGGTTCTGACCGACCCGGCCCTGCCGCCTGCGGAGCTGCCCGTCCTGACCGACCTGGCCCGACAGGACCTGGAGGGTCTGCAGGACAGTCCGGCCGATCTGCTCGCCACCCGCGCGCGTGAGGTGGCCTTTCCGCCGCCTGCCGGCTCACGGTTCGCCGGATTCGCGCATCCGCCCAGCGGGACCCTCAGCGGCCTGGACGGCCTGACCGCGGCAGGCCTGCACGCTCACCTGCAACGCTACGGGCAGGCGGGCACGGTCCTCGGACTCGTCGCGGACCTGGAGCCGCAGGCGGCACTGGACCTCGCGCACGCCGCGCTGGGCGACCTGCGCCCTGGCCAGCACGACCCCATTCCCACGGTGTTCCAGGGAGGCGCGCGCGCCCACACCCCTGACGCTACGGCCGAGCAGACGCACCTGAGCCTCACGGCCCCCGGTGTCCCTCCCGGTCACCCGGACTGGCTGCCGTGGCAGGTGGCCCTGACGGCGCTCTCCGGCGGCAGCGCCAGCCGGCTGTTCCACGCGGTGCGGGAGGAACGCGGCCTGGCGTACGCCGTGAGCGCCTCGCCGGTCATTCTGGGCGGGCAGGGTTTCCTCAGCGCGTACGCTGGCAGCACCCCTGACCGCGCCCCCGAGACGCTGGACGTGATTCTCGCGGAATTCACGCGCCTGCCGCAGGGGCTCACACCTGCCGAGTTCGACCGGGCCCGGGCCGGGCTTGCGGCCAGCGTCGTGTTCGGCGCTGAAAGTCCGCGTGCCCGCGCGCACGCCCTCACGCGTGACGCCGCTGTCTTCGGCCGCATCCGCTCCATCGCGGAACTCCGCGCCTCGCTGAATGCCCTCACCCTCGAGGGGGTCAACCGCTTCCTCGCCGGCTACGATCCGGCCAGCCAGGCCACCCTCGTCACCCTGGGCCCGCGCCCCCTCGCGCCGGCGGCCCTGCAAGGAACGCATGTCTGA
- a CDS encoding M23 family metallopeptidase has translation MRRATGVLVTLLVLVGALYLLWPAIQKAQRTAALLAEPVPSARSLPNPLPGQRFVDTWGGARSAGRRHEGVDIFAARGTPIRATTRGVVLNVGPNGLGGRTVMLLGPGGQRHYYAHLERYPDLKRGDWVKRGAVVGFVGDSGNARGTPPHLHYGIYTAGGAINPFPLLRQN, from the coding sequence ATGCGGAGGGCGACGGGCGTGCTGGTGACGCTGCTGGTGCTTGTCGGGGCACTGTACCTGCTGTGGCCGGCGATTCAGAAAGCGCAGCGGACGGCGGCCCTGCTGGCCGAGCCGGTGCCCTCAGCGAGGAGCCTCCCCAACCCCCTGCCAGGGCAGCGCTTCGTGGATACGTGGGGCGGGGCGCGCAGCGCAGGCCGGCGGCACGAGGGCGTGGATATCTTTGCGGCGCGGGGCACGCCGATTCGCGCCACGACGCGGGGCGTGGTGCTGAATGTCGGCCCGAACGGCCTGGGGGGCCGCACCGTGATGCTGCTGGGCCCCGGCGGGCAGCGGCATTACTACGCTCACCTGGAGCGCTACCCGGACCTGAAACGTGGCGACTGGGTGAAGCGCGGGGCCGTGGTGGGCTTCGTGGGGGACAGTGGGAACGCGCGCGGCACGCCCCCGCACCTGCATTACGGGATCTACACGGCGGGCGGCGCCATCAATCCGTTCCCGTTGCTGCGGCAGAACTAA
- a CDS encoding GNAT family N-acetyltransferase, whose product MQHHLTLSDGPYTLRPLNRADIAPLMALAQAHAGEYARMGTFPTLEHYYTAALDAADQQPFVTLVNGEYAGATRYMEMRPTHRRLEIGSTWLTPAFMRTPANRTFKWLLLAHAFEQLGMLRVEIKTDLLNTRSQRAIEGLGAVREGVLRQHMPRPDGTQRDTVMYSIIAPEWPAVRARLQRHPS is encoded by the coding sequence GTGCAGCACCACCTGACCCTCAGTGACGGCCCGTACACCCTGCGTCCCCTGAACCGGGCGGACATCGCGCCCCTGATGGCCCTCGCCCAGGCGCACGCCGGCGAGTACGCCCGGATGGGCACCTTTCCCACCCTGGAGCACTACTACACCGCCGCGCTGGACGCCGCGGACCAGCAGCCCTTCGTGACGCTCGTGAACGGCGAGTACGCCGGCGCCACCCGCTACATGGAGATGCGCCCCACGCACCGGCGCCTGGAGATCGGCAGCACATGGCTGACCCCGGCCTTCATGCGCACGCCCGCCAACCGCACCTTCAAGTGGCTGCTGCTCGCGCACGCCTTCGAGCAACTGGGCATGCTGCGCGTCGAGATCAAAACCGACCTGCTCAATACCCGCTCGCAGCGCGCCATTGAAGGCCTCGGCGCGGTGCGCGAAGGCGTGCTGCGCCAGCACATGCCCCGCCCGGACGGCACCCAGCGTGACACCGTCATGTACTCCATCATCGCCCCCGAATGGCCCGCTGTCCGGGCCAGGCTGCAGCGCCACCCCTCCTGA